TCAAGGTCGGTGTCTGCGAACGGTTCTGACGGCGGGCGGCGTCCTGGACCTTCGGGGTGAGATATTCATGCAACGCGCGCGCGGACAGCACACCGTCCGCGCCGCGAGCCGCGCTCGTCAAGCCTTTGAGCAGGTGGTAAGTGAACAGTCCGTGGCCTTGCTCGTCAGCGGTCGAAGCGATCTCGTTGCCCGCGGCGGCAGCGAGCACGGTCAGGTTCTTCGGAACCGCGGCGCTCGCGACATGCGCGACCAGTGGGCGCGCGCCCTTGGCAAGAACCGAACGTCCGCCGGAACCCGAGAAGCAGGCGTCGAGCGCGACAAGCACGGAGCGAGACTCGAGCGCGCCCAGCTTCTCGTACAGGCGCGCGATGGGATAGGCCGTGTTCTCGAGGAAGCCGGGGTCGCCGTCCCACGGCACGAGATAGGTCTTGCCGCTGACCGGGTCCGGCGCTCCGTGGCCGGAGAAGTAGAACACCACGCGCGAGTCCGAAGTCACGTTGCGCGGCAGCCAGGTCTCGACAAACTTCTCGATAGCCGAGCGCGAGGCCTTCTCTCCGGAGAGCAGCACGACGTTGCGGCTCGGGAAGCCCTGGGCGATGAGATGATTCTTGACCGCCTCCGCGTCGCGCTCGCCGTATGCAGCCTCGACGAGGTCGGAGTATTTTGTCACGCCGACGACGACGGCGAGGTCGGACGGGCGCGCGGGGCGTCGGTATGACGGCTGGTCCACATCCGAGCTCGGCTCGGGCGGAGCTCCGGCGGTCACGCGCTTCGCCGAGGCCTTCTCGACGGCGGCCGCGACGATGCTCGCGAGTTCCTCCCTCGTCGTCCCGCCCGCAGCGGCTGGCGCGCGGCGCTCGGCGGCGAGACGCTGGATCAGAGCGATCGAGTTGCGCGCGGCCTGGAGCTGATTTTGCTCATAGACTCCGGCATAGGGCCGTGAGAGCTTGCCTTGCCAGTATGTGACGCTCCGCTCGAGAGCTGCGATCGCCGGCTCCGGGTCGGCGCCCTTTTCGAGCATCAAACGGACCGTCGCGATATGCCCATGGCTCGCCGCCTTGCCGAGTAGCGGCTCGCCCTGATAGCCCTCATCGTTCGGGTTGGCCCCACGCTCGAGCAGGAGCTTGGCGACGCCAGGGTGATTATTGGTGATAGCGAAGTGCAGGGGCGAATAACCGTTCTCTCGCCTGGCGTTGGGGTCCACGCCCGCGTCCAGCAGCATCCGGGCCGCTTCAACGTGGCCGGGCGTCTCGCCGCCGGCCCCGGGCAAGCCCGCCGCCGCCCCGTCGATCGGTCTCCAATCCGCATCTACGCCGCGCGCCGGCGCGCCCTTCGCGAGCAAGTCGCGGACAGACTCGGCCCGCCCCAGCGCGGCCGCGAAGTAGAGCGCCGCGGGGCATCCGCGCTCGACGGCGGCCGGCAGGATCGCGTCGGCCATGCGGCCCCCGTTGTAGAAAAGGCGGGAGACGGCCGAACGCCCGTCGACGTCTTTCGCGCACGGATCAGCTCCCTCCTTGAGTTGGGCCCGAATCGAGACCGCGTCCGCGTTCTGCGCGGCTGCATTGAGCGGATTGAGGACGACCGTCGGGCGCGACGGGCCTCCGGCACAGGACGCGAGCAAGAGGGTGAGCGGTAGGGCCGCGAGGGCGGCGCGAAGTCGAGACATGGTTTGATTATACGAGTTGGGAGCCGCTTTCCAGTAGTGTGCGCGGCGCGTTCGTCCTGGGAATATCAACGTCGCCCCGATTCGCAGGTCAACCTATTCCAGGAAAAGATCGAGTCCTAATCCGGGCGGCGCGATGAGCATGAAAAAAGCCCTTCACCTTGAAGGGCCATTTTGCGACGAAATTTGGCTGCCGGATTGGACAAACTTCGCAGCTGGCTCCGGGATGCCGGAGACGTTTTTCGGAGAATTGCCGAATTCAAATCACTGGAATACGGTCAGGCGGCATCCTCGAACTCGGCCGGCGCGAACCGGCCAGCCGGGAAGCCCCCTCATCGTAAGGACCATGATCCGTCGCCCTGGAGCTGCGGTGTCTGATCGCGGTTGAGGCGGCGCGCCTCGTCCTGCACGCGCGGCGTCAGGTAGTCCAGGAGCGCTTGGGGCGTCGTCTTGCCCGCGCTGAGGCCCTGAAGCAGAAAATAGGTGAAGGCCCCATGGCCCTTGTCATCGAGCGAGCCGGAGATCTCGTTGGAAGCGGAGGCCGCGAGAACCGTGATCCTCGCGGGCGCGACGCCGGTCTCGATCTTTCCCACGAGAGGCCGCGCGCCGGATGCCAGCACCGAGCGTCCGCCGGCTCCGGAAAAACAGGAGTCCATGGCGACGAGTACCTGCTTGGCGGGAAGTTTCCCGAGCGTCTGGTAGAGCTGCCTGATGGAGTAGGCGGTCGATTCCAGGAAGTTGGGATCGCCGTCCCACGGCACGAGATAGGCCTGCCCGGTCTTTACCTCGGGCGCGCCATGGCCGGAGAAATAGAAGTACACGCGGCTGTCCGGCTTGGCCATGCGCGGCAGCCACTGCTCCAGATTCTTCACGAGCGAAGACCGGCTCGCCTTGGAGCCCTTGAGCAGGACGATGTTGCGCTCGGGCACACCGAGCGCGCGCATGTGAGCCTTGAACGCGTCCGCGTCCCGCTCGGCGTAAGGCGCCTTGGAGGCGATGTCGGAGTAGGTCTCGATGCCGACGACGACGGCCAGGTCGTCGGGACGCTCGCCCGATGAGAATCCGGGGGAGGACGGGGCGGGCAAGACCGGCGCCCTCGGCGTCGGCGAAGCGGCGGCGGGGACGGGGGCACCGCTGAGAGCCTGCGTGACCATGGCGACGATGGCCGAGTTGCCGCTCTCCTTGGCCAGCCGTTCGGCCGACATGCCGTCCTTGCTCTGGACCGACGCGTCCGCACCGCGGCGGGCCAGTTCCCGGGCCAAGGCGATATCACCGTTCTTGGTCGCGTACATGAAGGCCGTCCATCGGTTCACGCCCGACTTGTTCGGATCCGCGCCGCGCTCCAGGAGCAGCATGGCGACATCAACGCACCCCTGCTCGGCGGCGTGAAGCAGGGCCGTCGGCGCGTCCGAACCGACAGCGTCAACGCCCACGCCGCGCTCGAGAAGCAAGCGGGCGGCCTCGAGTTTGCAGGCTTTGGCGGCGGCGATGAGCGCATTCGTCCGGTGATTATAAGTAAGGGTGCCGGGCGCGGCGCCCTTATCCAACATGAACCGCATCAGTTCGATGTCACCGTGGCCGGCGGCTCCCATCAAAACGGTGGCGCCGTAATCGTCGCGCTCGTCCACGCTCACTCCGCGGGCAAGCAACTTGCGGCCCAGCGCAGGGTCGTGGAGAGCCCAACGAACGAAGGTTCCCTTCGGCGGAGGATGGCCGGCGTCCACGAGGCGGTGGACCACATCCTGGCGCCCTTTTTTGTCCGTCAACTCCCACAGCGTAGGGGTGCCGACAACATCCACGATGGGCCGCGCCGGATCGCGGGAACCGAGCTCGCGCATGACATCGTCGGCCGTGCCGCTCTCCATGGCCTTGTATGTGCGCTGGATTTTCCAAACATTGCCGCCCATGGCCATGCAGCCCGACATCGCGCAGGTGAGGCCGAGGAGCACGGCAGCGGTCGCGGCGGCCAAAGGGATGGGGCGGGACTGTTTCATGACGATGAACATACTATAAATCACAAACCCCGAAACGAAAAGCCCTCCTTTCGGAGGGCTCGTGTTCGCCGGGAGTCAAAGTTGGCTGCCTGAGCCATTCGATAGAAAGAACTTTCGAGGCCCGCTTCCGTTTGGCGCTCCCGACCCGAAAGCCGCGGCCGTGGCGAGGACGGCCATGAATCAAAGTCCCGATCCTTCCGGGAAGTCCTGAGAGGCGGTCACGGGCAGGCGCCCTTCCGCTTTGAGCGCGCCGGAAACCACCTCGGCGGCTCCTGCCTGCGCCTCCGGATCGTCTTCATAAGCGACAAGAACGGCCGTCTGTGGACCCGCGAGCGCGAGGCTGTAGGGATTGCCGAAGACGACGAGAGCCGTCGGCTTACGGGAAGCGCGGACGCGCGCGAGCATATCCAGACCCTCCGCGGTCAGGCCATACCCCTCGGCAGCCTTGCGCGTCATCCCTTGGATAGACACGATCACGGCGTCATATCCGGACAATCTTTCAATCATCCGCCGGGTCTCGTCCGGAGTCGGACGTGAGGAGGCATAGAAGGCGCTGAACGGAATACGCTCAGCCAAGGCTTTGGCGAACGGAGTATACGCCGAGCGGCGAAAGAACCAAGGAAAGCGGTTGTGCAGCCCGCGCAGGCGCGGAGGCGCTCCGATCTGCACGTGAGCGATCTTTCGTCCCAGTCGCAACGGCAGAAAATCGCCGTCATTGCGAACGAGCGTCAGGGCTTTGCGATAGAGGTCTTTTTTCAGCTTCATAGCCCCCGCCGTCATCAGCTTGTCCGAGAGATTTTCGGCCGGCACGAGGCGCTCGCGATCGAGGCCGAGGGCTTCCTTGGCGCGCAAGATCCTCAAGACCCTCTGATCCAGTTCCGCCTCCGGCAGCCGGCCGGAACGAACGGCTTCGGCGATCCTCTTGAAGCCGTCCGGCAATTGCTGAGAAAGGACGGGAAGGATCTTCCCGTTGTCGCTTCCCAGGAGCAGCACGTCGGTCCCGGCGAAAGCGGCCTCGGCCATGGCCTGTCCTCCCGGATAAGCCTTGGTGATCGCCGCCATCGCCAACGCGTCCGAGACGACCAGGCCGCCGAACCCCAGCTCCCGCCGCAGCAATCCGGTGATGACCTGCGACGAAAGCGAGACCGGACGATTAGCATCCGATTCCAGGGCCGGGACCGAAAGATGCGCGATCATCACGGCCGCGACGCCGTCTTCGATCTGTTTTTTGAAAGGAATGAATTCAACCCGATCGAATCTTTCCCGCGGGTGCGGGATGCGCGGCAGGTCGAGATGGGAATCGACGTCCGTGTCGCCGTGGCCCGGGAAGTGCTTGGCGCAGGCCAAGACCCCGGCGGCTTGAATGCCGAGCATGTACGAGGCGCCCTTCGCCGCGACCTTCTGCGGGTTCTCGCCGAACGACCGGTCGTTGATGATCGGATTCTTCGGGTTGTTGTTGACGTCGACGTCCGGAGCGAGGTTCAGGTGGACGCCGACGACACGAAGTTCGCGGCCGATCTCGGACCCGAGGGACCGGAGAAGTCCGTCGTCCGTCAGCGCACCCAAGGTCATGTTGCGGGGAAACCGGATCGCATCGGAGAGCCGCATGCTCAAGCCCCATTCCGCGTCCAAGGCTATCAAGAGCGGCTGGCCGCTCAAACCCTGCATCTCATTGACCAAGCCGACGTGGGTCTTTGAATCGGCCCGATAAAAGATAAGGCCTCCGGGCTTGTATAAGCGTATCGCTTCGCGGGTTGCGTCGAGTTCGGTCTTGTCCCAGCCGGCAAAAACGGAAAGCATGAGGAGCTGCCCGACTTTCTCCTCAAGCGTCATGCCGCGAAGAGTTCGCTCCGCCCACGTTTCCGCGCGCGCCGCGGTCCCGGCCGCGATCGACAGGACCAGCGCCAAGAGCAGCGATTTCTTCAAAACTCCCGGCCACCGTAAGCGTGGCGTGATATCTCGCCTCTGATGAGAATCTTTCATGACGGTGGTAGCCTACTAAAAAGGCGAAAGCCCTCCGACCTAGCGGCCGAAGGGCTCTCATCTGAAGATTGGCTGCCCGTCATCGGCAGGCTGCGTACTCCGGAGTAAGTTGATCGCGGCGGCCACCGACACGGCGTCTTACGAGCAAGTTCACCTGTGCGATGTTCCGCTGGCGGTTCCCTTGAGGTCCGAAGCCAACTTCAGCGCCCGCTCGACGGCCGAGCATAAGGTCAGCTCGCGGCCGGCCGCCCGCGCGGACTCGTAGGCTCCGGCGTCCAGAGCGGCCCGAACCGATCGAGTCGTTTCGTCGCACTCGACCCGATCCGCGTAGATGAGAACGGCGTTCTGCTCGCCCAGGAGCTTCTCAGCCGCGCCCAGAAGGACCGCCGCCTGCTCGGGCTCTCCCGCCGCCGCGGCCAGCGCGGCGACGAGTATAAGCCCGGGAGGCACGTTATGCTTGTTTCCGCTGCAATGCGCGGCCGTCAGCGTCTCCGTCGCCAGAGGCAGCGCCTCCGCGGACCGGCCCAGCCGCAGCAGGCAGACCGCAAGGTTCCCCGCCGCCACCGTGGACCAGTATGCGCTGCTCAGCTCCCGCGAGAGCGTCAGGCTCTCCTCGTAGAGTCCGGCCGCTCGCGCGAAATCCCCACCGGCGCGCACATGCTCTCCCAGCGTGTTCAAGAGCGTGGCGATGCTGAGCTTGTCGTGCGCTTGGCGCACCAGGACGAGCGCCTCCTCAAGCATCGGCGCCACGCGCTCAGCTTGGCCGCGATCGAGGGCGAGGGAGGCCGCCCGGGCCAAGGCCAGCCCGCGCCGGCGCGGCTCACCAAGCCGGACGGTCTTCTCGATCAGCTCTTCCGTCACCCGCTGCGCGCGCTCATGCTCGCCGCGGAATACCAAGACCCGTGTCAATGCCGTGAGCGCGTCGACCTCGCCCTTCGCATCGCCGAGCGTCCGGAAGAGCCCATCGGCCTTCTCAAGCTGGGCAAGCGCCTGCGGCAGCTCTCCGAGCCCGGCGTGCATCTGCCCGAGCGCGAGGACCGCGCGCGCCCGCGCGGCCGTCGGCGGACCCTCGTCCAGGCCGAGCACGGACTCGAGCTGGTCCCGGCCCTCGGTGTATAGGCCTCGTTGGTTCCAAAAGGGCCCCAGGCCGGCCCCGAGGCGCAGCGCGGCGTCCGCGTCCCGCCGATCCCGAGCGTCATCGAGGACCGCGCGGAAATTACCGAGTTCGCTCTCGAGCCGCTCGGACCACCGCTGCTGATCGGGTCCCTCGAGCCTCGCGCCGTCCATCTGGGCGAGCGCGAGATAATAGTCCGCATGCCTTTGCCGGTAATCGCCGCCTTCGCCGTGCTCCTTGAGGCGCTCATGGGCGAAGTCCCGCAGGGTCCTCAGCATCCCGAAACGGACCTCCTCGCCCTCCGAGTTGGCGCGCACGAGACTCTTATCCAAGAGCGAGCCCAGCACCGGCATGACGCGCTCCTCGCCGAGCACCACGGCGGCGGCCTCGCGGTCCCAACCGCCGCTGAAGACGCCCAGCCGCCGAAAGGCCTCGCGCTCGGCCGCGTCGAGAAGCTCGTAGCTCCATGAGATCGCTCCGCGAAGCGTCCTCTGTCGCTCGGGCAAGTTCCGGGCGCCCCCGGAAAGGACGTCGAGCGGCCCCGCGCCGCGGCGGCTCAGCTCGGCCAGCAGCGCCTTCGGAGAGAACAGCCGGCTCTGGCCGGCCGCCAGCTCGATGGCGAGCGGCAGGCCGTCGAGCTGGGCGCAGAGCGCGGCGACGTCGGCCCTATTGTCGTCGGTGACCGAGAAGTCCGACTTGGCGGCGCGCGCCCGCTCGGCGAAGAGCCGCACGCCCTCGGCCTGCTGGAGCGGGGGCAGCGCGAAGTCCTGCTCGCCGTATATGCGCAGCAAGCTCCGGCTCGTCACGATCACTTTGAGGCCTGGAGCCGCCTCGAGCAGCGTCGCCACCTCGGCGGAGGCGTCGAGCACCTGCTCGAAGTTGTCGAGTATCAGCAGCAGCTGGCGCTCGCCCAGGAAGTCCGTGAGCATCCGGCGGATCGGCAGGCCGGCGGCTTCCTTGACGCCCAGCGCCGCGGCGATCGCGGGAAGGACCAGGCCCGGCTCGCGGACCGCGGCGAGCGCGACGAACCAAGCGCCGTGCGCGAACTCATCGACCAAGTCGGCGCCGGCCTGCAGCGCCAGCCGCGTCTTGCCCGCGCCTCCCGTCCCGGAGATCGTCAGAAGCCGCACGCCGTCGCGCCGGATCGACCGGCGAATCTCGGCAAGCTCCGTCTCGCGGCCGATGAGGGCCGTGGCCTGCGCGGAGAGGTTGTTCGGCCGTCCCTCGAGCGTGCGCAGCGGCGGGAAATCCTCCGGAAGTCCCGGCGCGACGACCTGAAAGACATGCTCGGGGCGGACGAGATCCTTCAATCGGCGCTCTCCCAGGTCGCGCAGCGACACCCCCTTGGGCAGGGCGTCCGCAACGGCATCCGCCGCCGCTCGGGAGAGCAGCGTCTGCCCGCCATGTCCCGCCGAAAGCAGCCGCGCGACGCGGTTGAGAGCCGGGCCGAAATAGTCCTGGTCGCGTTCCTCGGCGGCTGCGAAGTGGATCGCGGCGCGCACGCGCAACGGCGCCAGCACCCCCCATGACTGCGCGTCCAGCGCGCGGTGCGCCGCCAAGACGGCCGCAAGCGCTTCTCCCGGCGTCGGGAAGACCGCGCAGAACGCGTCGCCTATGGCCTTGAACACTCGCCCGCCGGATGCGTCCACAGCCCGGCGGATCAGCGCGTCATGGCGGGCAAGAGCCTCGCTCATCTCATCCGGGTGGGAGTCCCAACGGCGGGTGCTGCCTTCGATGTCGGTGAAAAGGAAAGCGATGGTCTTCGACCGCATATCTTGAGGATGATTCTATCTATTTACCCGAACATCAAAACGAAAAGCCCTCCTTTCGGAGGGCTTCGACTATCCTTGAGGATAGCTCACGTCAAGATTGGCTGCCCGTCGTTTGGCAGTATTCGAACCTGGGCTGGAGCCGGAAGTGAGTTTAAACTGCCCAAAGTGGCTGTTTTGGCCCAAAACCGACCACGGGAATAGGACGTTACTCGAACCGGCTTCAACGCCCCGAGCCGCCCGAAAGGCAGGCACGTAGTGGGCGATGCTGGGCCTTTTTACACGAAGAGGTGGGCCGAAGGACCCTGACTGAAACGACTCGACCGATTCATACTCATACCATGAAGAAGTCATTGGGACTTGCCTTGGCTGGATTCTTAGCCATCACGCCCGCTCTGTTATTCGCGCAGGTCGTCGGAGGCAAAGCAACATTTGGTGCTTTAGCCAGGCCGACCACCCTGCCGATGACTGCTTATGGCACCGCGCCGCAATTACTCTTGCCTGTGGTCGGGCTCACCGCGCCGCAATTACTCTTGCCTGTGGTCGGGCTCACCGTGCCGCAGATCAACCCGGCCGCAGCGTCAGCGCCTCCCGCCAAAATCCTGCCGGCCGTCGCTGCAATGCACAGAGGCGGCACCCCGGCCCAGACCTTGACTGCGCTCCAGGACGCAGGGGAAACCCCGGGCGGCCAGGCATCCGGCGAAACGCTGGCGCACGAAGGCAGGACGACCTTCGATTCGTCGGCGAGCGGCGGATCTGTCGGAGACTTTCACGCCCCGGTTTCTGCGAGGATACCACCGACCGTCGGCGCGCCCTGGGCGGAGTTCGGGCGAGGGTTTTTAGAACTTGGGAAGTATCCGCCCAACACAGCGAAAGGCGACGAGCGTATCGATCAGCACGACATCAGGTTGTGGGAGAAGACCCGCAGCAGCAATAGCGAGCACGCGGTCTGGGAAGCTTTTGGCGAGGCCGGGAAACGGGTGGCGATAGGCCGGTACTTCAGCGGGGCACAAGATCATCTGGGTGGGGAATTGTTGAAGCGAGAGCTCGAATGGCTCCTCGGGAAGATAAGGGAGAACGGCATCCCGCTGTCATCGATCACTAAAATTCGAGGCCGCCATACCCACCCCTCCGGTGCTTCCGACCGGTTTTCGAACGGCGACGTGACAACTGCCTTCGACTTTAGATCCTATCTCGCCTGGCGCGGCCTCTCCCAGTCAGCCTTTGAACAAACGATCATTTATGTTCAATCGACGTTTTTCGGCGGTCGGTGGAGACTTTTCAAGCGCTCCTTCATTTTGCCGCCCTTGTCGTGACCCTGTCAGGCCATCAGCACTGACGTCTCCCCACAAATACCAAAGGCCGCTCGTCGAGCGGCCCTGGTACGAGTGAGGTTCTGTTAGTCAAATTGGCTGCCCGAATCCGACGCTCCTCAAAACGGGAAAGGCCTTATGTTCGAGTTTTCCTTCGGTGCGATGAACACGGCCAAGGGCGAGAAGCGCCTCTTGACGCATGAGGCATTCGTCGAAGCCGCCCGTGAAAAATTCACTCGGCCCAAGACTCGCTCACTCAAGGATCAAATTCTTCTCGCCCGAGAGTGCCAACAGAAGCTGCTGAATTTCCCCGCCTTGACGCGCAAGGACATCGCCAAGCAGCTCGACATGACAACGGCCCGTCTCAATCAGATTTTACGCCTACTCTGATCCCGTTCAGATCGCGACGGACTTCACCCTCTCAAGCAGCTTCATAAAATTGCGTTTGCGCTTGTAGACCGTCCTCATCTCGTTCAGATACGCGGCGAATTCACGCTCTCGGCTAAGGCCGTTCATCAACTCCCTGACAGCGCGAATAAGACGGACGACGCCGGCGTAGTCCGGACTACCCATTCTCTCCAGAAGCCGCCTGATCTCGGCGCGATAGACCTGCACGGCGTCTTGGGGATGATCTTTCTCGCGAAGATGGGCCAGCGTCATCCAGAATTCCGGGTGGCATCCGCCGGCCTTGGCCTCGGCCCAGGCTCCATCCACGTCCTTCTCCCAAAGGAGTATCTCGACCAATCTGGATTGATCCGGCGTCATCCATGACTGCGTCGAGTTCTTGCGCTTAGCCGTCTCGAAGCGCTCGCGCAGCAGTCCGATGGCCTTCGCCCGCCACTTCGGCCACTGCCGCACCCGCTCGGCATACTCCTTCAAGTCCTGGTATGTCCCCAGTTCCGGGCTATCCCCGAAATTCTTCCAGATCAATTCCATGGCCTCATCGTGACGCTTGCGCCGATGATACTCCCCCGCCAGAAAATTCCGAAGTCGCGAATTGGCTTCCTTGGGAAAGGCTTTGAGGCCTCTCTCCGCCCAATCCAGCGCCTCATCGTGGCGGCCCGCTTTCATGTAAAGCTCCGCGATTCCAAGATAATAATACGGGCTGGACAGGTCGCGGCTCTTGATCGCGACCAACTCCTCAAGGTCGCCGGAGACTTCGGCCAACGTCTCCATGATGGACCTGATACGAAAGCTCCCGTCGGAGGACTGGCTCTTTGCGCCGGGCTCTTTTTGAGGAATCTTCGCCCACTCTGCCTGAGCGAGGCGCCGGTATTCAGCCAATCCCTCCCGCCCCATCACGTCGGCATGGGTCCGAACCACGCCATGAAATACATCCCACTCCGAATGAAGGCTCCGGTCGAACAAGCGCCGGGCCAAGGCCTTCGGCTCCGGTTTGGCGGCGACGCAAGCCGCGTGATGCAGCTCCTCGATGCGCTCGATGATCGGCCGCATGTAGCCGGCGGAGTCGTCCAACGAATGGATCTTCTTCTCGATCCCGCTCAGGAAATACTCCGCAAGCCCCACGCACTCCTCGGGATAAGAGGGAATCGCCGACGACAGTTCGCGAACCAAGTCCTCCAGCCCGCGTGAAAAGGCCCTCATCGAGCGGTAGTCGATGAAACGCTCCGACTTCGTCGCCTGGTCGATCGCCTTGCGGAAGCTCGCCGCGAGGTCGCCGGGATCATCTCGCCGGGCGGTCAAGCTCAACCTTTGGAAGAAACGGTCGTCATCGCCGACCTGGCCCATGATCATCTCAACGAGAGCCTGCTTCTCCAAACCCGTCAGATGGCGGCGGATTTCGTCGAGTTGGCCCGCGTATTCGTCGGAGGAACC
This window of the Elusimicrobiota bacterium genome carries:
- a CDS encoding ankyrin repeat domain-containing protein — translated: MSRLRAALAALPLTLLLASCAGGPSRPTVVLNPLNAAAQNADAVSIRAQLKEGADPCAKDVDGRSAVSRLFYNGGRMADAILPAAVERGCPAALYFAAALGRAESVRDLLAKGAPARGVDADWRPIDGAAAGLPGAGGETPGHVEAARMLLDAGVDPNARRENGYSPLHFAITNNHPGVAKLLLERGANPNDEGYQGEPLLGKAASHGHIATVRLMLEKGADPEPAIAALERSVTYWQGKLSRPYAGVYEQNQLQAARNSIALIQRLAAERRAPAAAGGTTREELASIVAAAVEKASAKRVTAGAPPEPSSDVDQPSYRRPARPSDLAVVVGVTKYSDLVEAAYGERDAEAVKNHLIAQGFPSRNVVLLSGEKASRSAIEKFVETWLPRNVTSDSRVVFYFSGHGAPDPVSGKTYLVPWDGDPGFLENTAYPIARLYEKLGALESRSVLVALDACFSGSGGRSVLAKGARPLVAHVASAAVPKNLTVLAAAAGNEIASTADEQGHGLFTYHLLKGLTSAARGADGVLSARALHEYLTPKVQDAARRQNRSQTPTLIGEAGLEVAR
- a CDS encoding ankyrin repeat domain-containing protein, which gives rise to MFIVMKQSRPIPLAAATAAVLLGLTCAMSGCMAMGGNVWKIQRTYKAMESGTADDVMRELGSRDPARPIVDVVGTPTLWELTDKKGRQDVVHRLVDAGHPPPKGTFVRWALHDPALGRKLLARGVSVDERDDYGATVLMGAAGHGDIELMRFMLDKGAAPGTLTYNHRTNALIAAAKACKLEAARLLLERGVGVDAVGSDAPTALLHAAEQGCVDVAMLLLERGADPNKSGVNRWTAFMYATKNGDIALARELARRGADASVQSKDGMSAERLAKESGNSAIVAMVTQALSGAPVPAAASPTPRAPVLPAPSSPGFSSGERPDDLAVVVGIETYSDIASKAPYAERDADAFKAHMRALGVPERNIVLLKGSKASRSSLVKNLEQWLPRMAKPDSRVYFYFSGHGAPEVKTGQAYLVPWDGDPNFLESTAYSIRQLYQTLGKLPAKQVLVAMDSCFSGAGGRSVLASGARPLVGKIETGVAPARITVLAASASNEISGSLDDKGHGAFTYFLLQGLSAGKTTPQALLDYLTPRVQDEARRLNRDQTPQLQGDGSWSLR
- a CDS encoding glycoside hydrolase family 3 C-terminal domain-containing protein; the protein is MKKSLLLALVLSIAAGTAARAETWAERTLRGMTLEEKVGQLLMLSVFAGWDKTELDATREAIRLYKPGGLIFYRADSKTHVGLVNEMQGLSGQPLLIALDAEWGLSMRLSDAIRFPRNMTLGALTDDGLLRSLGSEIGRELRVVGVHLNLAPDVDVNNNPKNPIINDRSFGENPQKVAAKGASYMLGIQAAGVLACAKHFPGHGDTDVDSHLDLPRIPHPRERFDRVEFIPFKKQIEDGVAAVMIAHLSVPALESDANRPVSLSSQVITGLLRRELGFGGLVVSDALAMAAITKAYPGGQAMAEAAFAGTDVLLLGSDNGKILPVLSQQLPDGFKRIAEAVRSGRLPEAELDQRVLRILRAKEALGLDRERLVPAENLSDKLMTAGAMKLKKDLYRKALTLVRNDGDFLPLRLGRKIAHVQIGAPPRLRGLHNRFPWFFRRSAYTPFAKALAERIPFSAFYASSRPTPDETRRMIERLSGYDAVIVSIQGMTRKAAEGYGLTAEGLDMLARVRASRKPTALVVFGNPYSLALAGPQTAVLVAYEDDPEAQAGAAEVVSGALKAEGRLPVTASQDFPEGSGL